The Archangium primigenium genomic interval TGTTGGTGATTGGGGCGACCCGAGGCACGGGCAAGCATGTCGTCGATCAGGCGCTCGAGCGCGGGCACGAGGTGACGGTGCTCGTCAGGGATCCCGCGAAGCTCCAGGCTTCGCCGAAGCTCCGTGTCGTCCAGGGAGACGGGCGCAACCTCGCGGATGTGGAGAAGGCCGTGCAGGGACAGGACGCGGTCATCACCTGCATTGGCGCCTCGCAGTTGAAGACCGCCGAGTTCCTGGTCTCCACGTCCGCCCGCCCACTGGTCGAGGCGATGACGAAGCACGGGGTGAAGCGCCTGCTGTTGCTGTCCACGGCGGGGGCGGGGGACAGCGCGGGCATGATGAAGTGGGTGTTCCCCCTC includes:
- a CDS encoding NAD(P)-dependent oxidoreductase, with product MKLLVIGATRGTGKHVVDQALERGHEVTVLVRDPAKLQASPKLRVVQGDGRNLADVEKAVQGQDAVITCIGASQLKTAEFLVSTSARPLVEAMTKHGVKRLLLLSTAGAGDSAGMMKWVFPLIRLLARPVYQTIFEDKDRAEAIISATGLDWTLVRPPRLTDEPRVGRYQTKPSQGGGGFAKISRADLATFMIDEAEKGQWIRGAPFVWT